One stretch of Armigeres subalbatus isolate Guangzhou_Male chromosome 2, GZ_Asu_2, whole genome shotgun sequence DNA includes these proteins:
- the LOC134209842 gene encoding uncharacterized protein K02A2.6-like — MTWFFQSSVKILYDRSKPPCRNVFSNIPLAVKPLVEKRLENLVSSNIIEPIVDGMDTSFCSSMLVVPKGKDDIRLVIDLRGPNQYIHRSPFAIPTLEKILAELHDAKWFSTIDLSNAFFHMELDEESRHLTNFYTEFGMFRCVRLPFGLCNAPDLFQEALQRKVLAGCKGCRNYLDDILVFGSTKSEHDENLANVLACLKNHNVKLNESKCTFGTQCAKFLGFTLTPEGWQINEEKVAAIKNFRRPTSCSEVKSFLGLITFIDKFVPDRATKTEYLRALATADSFYWTKHEDDEFNYLKEDALKVIVRLGYFNTNDRTELFVDASPIGLGAILTQFNAEGIPRIIACASKVLSAAEQKYPQTQKEALAVVWAVEKFSFYLLAKTFVIRTDAEANQFIFNSNHRLGRRAVSRAENWAENWALRLQPYDFSIERVPGCNNIADVLSRLIPASQQDKPFDEDEDNHYLYALDPGCMQMTWHEIGTSSEEDDQIQQLREAIKTKTWPPELRGFEAQRKNLYTLGSLVFKDDKTILPLSLRIKALQLAHEGHVGEVATKRIMRLFFWWPRMSTEVSRFVKCCVTCAQLSKRNPPLPLVSRTLPDGPWEVLQIDFLSVPNCGSGELLVVLDTYSRYLSVVEMKSLDANSTNKALCEVFQTWGCPKTLQSDNGPPFQSADFISFWQDKGVETRKSIPLSPQSNGSVERQNQGIIKALAASRLDGVNWRIALQKYVHRHNTLVPHSRLGVTPFELMVGWRYRGTFPCLWSPTKNEGLSHGELEEIDAEAKLTSKKYADTVRGAKPSNIQVGDVVLLAKPKKSKIDPTFSAERYTVIAREGSKVVVMSKAGIQYARNMQEIKLVPEAYASGHSTSNDASSGPNDEVDDMMPVPSNFEPTVITKGHAVLPDDLGRFPAEAVSRNLRQRNIIKRPDRFNDQFVYRLFC, encoded by the coding sequence ATGACATGGTTTTTCCAAAGTTCTGTAAAAATTCTCTATGACAGATCAAAACCACCCTGCCGAAATGTGTTCTCCAATATACCATTGGCGGTTAAACCCCTGGTTGAGAAGAGATTAGAGAATTTGGTCTCGTCGAACATTATTGAACCAATCGTGGACGGTATGGACACTTCGTTCTGCTCGTCCATGCTAGTAGTCCCAAAAGGGAAGGATGACATTCGTCTTGTCATCGACCTCAGGGGACCCAATCAATACATCCACCGCTCTCCGTTTGCGATTCCCACTTTGGAGAAGATACTCGCGGAGCTACATGACgcgaaatggttctcgacaattgATTTGTCAAATGCTTTTTTCCATATGGAGCTTGATGAGGAATCTAGACATCTCACTAACTTCTACACGGAATTTGGTATGTTCCGTTGTGTGAGATTGCCATTTGGGTTGTGCAACGCCCCTGAtctgtttcaagaggctctacaACGTAAGGTTCTGGCTGGCTGCAAAGGTTGCAGAAACTATTTAGACGACATTTTGGTCTTTGGGAGTACTAAATCTGAACATGATGAAAATTTGGCGAACGTACTCGCATGTCTGAAGAACCACAATGTGAAGCTTAACGAGAGTAAATGTACATTTGGAACACAATGCGCAAAATTCTTGGGATTCACTCTGACACCTGAAGGATGGCAAATCAATGAAGAAAAAGTTGCAGCAATAAAAAACTTCCGCAGGCCTACTTCGTGCTCGGAGGTGAAAAGTTTCTTAGGATTGATTACCTTTATCGATAAATTCGTACCGGACAGAGCAACAAAAACAGAATATCTCCGTGCGTTGGCCACAGCCGACAGTTTTTACTGGACAAAACATGAGGATGATGAGTTCAACTATCTCAAGGAGGATGCACTCAAAGTAATCGTACGGCTTGGATATTTCAACACGAATGATCGTACTGAACTATTTGTGGATGCATCGCCGATCGGACTTGGAGCGATTTTGACTCAGTTCAATGCAGAAGGAATACCTAGAATAATCGCGTGTGCATCTAAGGTATTATCGGCAGCTGAACAAAAATATCCACAGACGCAGAAAGAAGCGCTGGCTGTAGTGTGGGCAGTCGAAAAATTCTCGTTCTATTTGTTGGCTAAAACATTCGTAATTCGTACGGATGCGGAAGCAAATCAGTTCATCTTCAACTCCAATCACAGATTAGGCCGAAGGGCTGTATCTAGAGCAGAAAATTGGGCAGAAAATTGGGCATTGCGGCTACAGCCGTATGATTTTTCAATCGAGCGTGTTCCTGGTTGTAATAACATTGCAGACGTTCTATCCAGACTGATTCCAGCATCACAGCAAGATAAACCATTCGATGAAGACGAAGACAACCATTATTTGTATGCATTGGACCCTGGGTGCATGCAAATGACCTGGCATGAAATTGGGACATCATCAGAGGAAGACGACCAAATACAGCAGCTGCGCGaagcaataaaaacaaaaacatggcCACCAGAACTTCGGGGATTTGAAGCACAAAGAAAAAACCTGTACACTCTAGGTTCATTGGTTTTCAAGGATGATAAAACTATTTTACCATTATCACTTCGAATCAAAGCACTGCAATTAGCTCATGAAGGTCACGTAGGAGAAGTAGCGACAAAGCGCATAATGCGTCTATTCTTTTGGTGGCCTCGTATGTCGACGGAAGTGTCCCGATTCGTAAAATGCTGTGTAACTTGCGCCCAGTTATCAAAACGGAATCCACCATTACCTCTTGTTAGTAGAACTCTACCGGATGGGCCTTGGGAGGTATTGCAAATTGATTTCCTCTCGGTCCCGAACTGTGGATCAGGAGAGCTTCttgttgttctggatacttacTCGCGGTATCTTAGTGTAGTCGAAATGAAGAGTTTGGACGCCAACAGCACTAATAAGGCACTCTGTGAAGTTTTCCAAACATGGGGATGTCCAAAAACGCTGCAAAGCGACAATGGACCTCCTTTTCAGAGTGCTGACTTCATCAGCTTCTGGCAAGACAAAGGGGTTGAAACACGGAAGTCAATACCTCTAAGCCCGCAATCGAACGGTTCTGTCGAAAGACAGAACCAAGGTATTATAAAAGCGTTAGCGGCTTCCCGGCTTGACGGAGTGAACTGGCGTATTGCTTTGCAGAAATATGTCCACCGACACAATACCCTTGTTCCGCACTCCAGACTTGGTGTAACTCCTTTTGAATTGATGGTAGGATGGCGGTACCGTGGAACATTTCCTTGTTTGTGGTCACCAACTAAAAATGAAGGATTATCTCATGGCGAATTGGAGGAGATCGATGCAGAAGCTAAGTTGACCAGCAAGAAATACGCTGACACCGTTCGTGGAGCTAAACCTTCAAATATTCAAGTCGGTGACGTCGTTTTACTGGCAAAACCTAAAAAGAGCAAGATTGATCCTACGTTTTCGGCTGAGAGGTACACAGTAATCGCCCGGGAAGGTTCAAAAGTGGTCGTCATGAGCAAAGCAGGAATACAATATGCTCGCAACATGCAGGAAATAAAATTAGTTCCTGAAGCTTATGCATCCGGACACTCGACAAGTAACGATGCTTCATCAGGGCCAAATGATGAAGTTGACGACATGATGCCTGTTCCATCTAACTTTGAACCAACGGTTATTACCAAGGGACATGCAGTTCTTCCAGATGATCTTGGTCGTTTTCCTGCTGAAGCGGTTTCAAGGAATCTTCGGCAAAGAAATATCATCAAACGCCCTGACCGGTTTAATGATCAGTTTGTGTATCGGTTGTTCTGTTAA
- the LOC134216703 gene encoding uncharacterized protein LOC134216703 gives MLEYDMAQSEDEQPQPKLKKKSKFREMARQLAAEKAKNKVLMKKLKQRRMNVKCSKNQLSIDDGSTGTNSSCTFEGDNGFSSTRSTMTTAREGSEEATPSVTVENTDGINLIEPHST, from the exons ATGTTGGAATACGACATGGCGCAGTCGGAGG ACGAGCAACCTCAACCAAAGCTTAAAAAGAAGAGCAAATTTAGAGAGATGGCGCGGCAACTGGCCGCCGAAAAGGCGAAAAACAAAGTACTCATGAAGAAGCTCAAGCAGAGACGAATGAACGTAAAATGTTCCAAGAATCAATTGTCGATTGATGACGGCAGTACGGGCACAAACAGCTCATGCACCTTTGAAGGGGATAATGGTTTCAGTAGCACACGTAGCACAATGACAACAGCTCGGGAGGGAAGTGAGGAAGCAACCCCGAGTGTCACCGTGGAGAATACGGACGGCATAAATTTGATCGAACCACATTCCACATGA